One genomic segment of Mytilus galloprovincialis chromosome 5, xbMytGall1.hap1.1, whole genome shotgun sequence includes these proteins:
- the LOC143075085 gene encoding tRNA-specific adenosine deaminase 2-like, translating into MVTMDNEHITWMERTFDLAEEALKSGEVPVGCLLVYDGKEIAVGRNEVNETKNATRHAEIVAIDKVLKFSEENKLDSKAVFRQCVLYVTVEPCIMCAGALRQVEIPLVIYGCANDRFGGCGSILPVHSAELPSLGPSLQCISNVMAERAIQLLKDFYKGENLNAPENKRKVKNT; encoded by the coding sequence ATGGTAACAATGGATAATGAACATATTACTTGGATGGAAAGGACATTTGACCTTGCAGAAGAAGCATTAAAATCAGGAGAGGTTCCAGTAGGGTGTTTGCTAGTGTATGATGGGAAGGAAATTGCTGTAGGCAGGAACGAAGTGAATGAAACCAAAAATGCAACAAGACATGCTGAAATAGTTGCCAttgataaagttttaaaattctCTGAAGAAAATAAATTGGATTCAAAAGCAGTTTTTAGACAGTGTGTTCTATACGTAACAGTTGAACCCTGTATTATGTGTGCTGGAGCACTTAGACAAGTAGAAATCCCCTTAGTAATTTATGGATGTGCTAATGATAGATTTGGTGGATGTGGATCCATTTTGCCAGTTCATAGTGCAGAGTTACCTTCCCTTGGACCATCATTACAGTGCATAAGTAATGTGATGGCTGAACGGGCAATACAGTTACTCAAAGATTTTTACAAGGGGGAAAATCTGAATGCCCCAGAAAATAAACGTAAAGTTAAAAACACTTAA